The following is a genomic window from Deltaproteobacteria bacterium.
TCTTCAAGGAAAGGACGATGAAAAAGTGAGAGGTGGTAAGGATGAAATCGCTATTGACGCCAGAGGGGTTTCTGATAGAGTTTTTATAGAAATCAGAACGGGAAATCGGGAGGAAACTATGCCGATCGATGACTTCGACCAAATGAGGAACCGAATCCATCGACTTATGGGAGAATTTTTCAAAGAGGTGAAACCTCTGAGTTACCAGCCCAAGCGGTCCTTTCACCCGCCGATGGACATTTATGAAACCGGAGACAGCCTGGTCATTGTTATGGAGATCGCCGGCGTGAGAGGCGATGATATTCAAGTCCTTTTCGAAAAGAGCCTCCTTTCCATTTCCGGAACGAGAACCGAATTCAGCCCTTCTTCCAAGACCCAGCTCCATCAAATGGAGATTGACTACGGGCTATACCGAAGAAGAGAAGTTGAGGATTGCCAAACATTATTTAGTTCCCAGGCAGATTGAGGCCCATGGCCTTACGGAAAAGAACCTAAAATTTGAGGAGGGAGCCCTTCGCCGCATCGCTCTCGAATACACTCGGGAAGCGGGAGTGCGCAATTTGGAGCGGGAGATCGCCAATATCTGTCGGGGAGTGGCTAGACGCGTGGCTGAGGGCCAGGAAACCCTCACGGGCATCGATGCCGAAAGTGTGCCTGCTTATTTGGGCCCAATTAAATTTTTCTCTGAAGTTGCGGAACGAACTTCCGAGCCGGGGGTGGCCACAGGTTTGGCCTGGACTCCACTTCGTACAGCGTATGGACGAAGTTATCCAGTTGGCCCTGAAAAAGAAGCCTAAAAAATAAAAAAGCCCTCTTTCCGTTTAAGCAAGAGGGCTCGATTTTTCCAGATTCACAGGATGATCAGGAACCCTGGTATTGGGGTTCCTGATACTCAAACACTTTCCCCTGATAATTCCGCAGAACCATCTTTCCTTTGTCCTGGGAGATCAGATAGGTAGGTCCTACGGGAATCTTTCCTCCACCCCCAGGAGCATCGATGACAAAGCTGGGAACGGCATAGCCCGTGGTATGCCCCCGCAGTTTTTCGATGATATTAATCCCTACGGCAATGGGGGTGCGAAAATGTTCTGTTCCCATGGCCAAGTCGCATTGATAGATATAGTATGGGCGGACGCGGATTTTCAATAGCTCATGCATCAGCCGCTTCATCACCACAGCGCGGTCGTTAATCTTCCGCAAGAGAACGGTCTGGCTTCCCAGAGGAATCCCAGCCTCGGCCAGCATGGCGCAGGCCCGGCGCACTTCTTTGGTGATCTCCTTAGGGTGGCTGAAGTGGATACTCATCCAGAGCGGGTGATATTTTTTCAACATCGAGGTTAGCGTAGGGGTGATCCGTTGGGGAAGAGTTACCGGAACCCGAGTTCCGATGCGGATGATCTCTACATGGGGAATCTTCCTTACTTTGGCAATGATCCCCTCCAGATGGTCATCCTCAAAAAGTAGAGGATCGCCCCCTGAAATCAAAACATCCCGAACCTTCTTCGCGGACTGGATGTAGGCCATAGCTTCATCCAATTTCTCTTCGGTAATGCACTTTTCACTCGAGCCCACCAGCCGGCGGCGCGTGCAATAGCGGCAGTAAACAGCGCACTTATCCGTGACTAAAAGAAGGACGCGGTCTGGGTAGCGGTGGACCAGGCCATGGACGGGAGAATTTTCATCTTCAGCACAGGGGTCGAAAAGGTCATGGGGAGAGAAGTGAAATTCTTCCATGGTGGGAATGGCCTGCCGGCGAATGGGGCAGTTGGAATCATTGCGGTCCATCAATTTGGCAAAGTAAGGAGTGATGGCTGTAGGCATCCTTCCTTTCGAAGCTTCGATGGCGGCGATTTCTTCCTGGCTAAGGTTTAAGATTAATTTGAGCTGCTCCGCACTGGTG
Proteins encoded in this region:
- the ablA gene encoding lysine 2,3-aminomutase — protein: MNVAGSTVLQQEPIRTVSHAEAKLSAEEEFQRNPWKDATEEEWEDWRWQLKHRVTSAEQLKLILNLSQEEIAAIEASKGRMPTAITPYFAKLMDRNDSNCPIRRQAIPTMEEFHFSPHDLFDPCAEDENSPVHGLVHRYPDRVLLLVTDKCAVYCRYCTRRRLVGSSEKCITEEKLDEAMAYIQSAKKVRDVLISGGDPLLFEDDHLEGIIAKVRKIPHVEIIRIGTRVPVTLPQRITPTLTSMLKKYHPLWMSIHFSHPKEITKEVRRACAMLAEAGIPLGSQTVLLRKINDRAVVMKRLMHELLKIRVRPYYIYQCDLAMGTEHFRTPIAVGINIIEKLRGHTTGYAVPSFVIDAPGGGGKIPVGPTYLISQDKGKMVLRNYQGKVFEYQEPQYQGS
- a CDS encoding Hsp20/alpha crystallin family protein; the protein is LQGKDDEKVRGGKDEIAIDARGVSDRVFIEIRTGNREETMPIDDFDQMRNRIHRLMGEFFKEVKPLSYQPKRSFHPPMDIYETGDSLVIVMEIAGVRGDDIQVLFEKSLLSISGTRTEFSPSSKTQLHQMEIDYGLYRRREVEDCQTLFSSQAD